A part of Miscanthus floridulus cultivar M001 chromosome 6, ASM1932011v1, whole genome shotgun sequence genomic DNA contains:
- the LOC136456467 gene encoding uncharacterized protein isoform X1 produces METRLFLALQCVQCATMQVKQQKKSNNKWVCVVCNQRQSVLHVHARGYRAADLRRFVQDANLARGRREFTPLAEPDVGWDPAEVEEQGDVLPIEKRQTEWSEYLDDLGEPGNGCGGLGADASDGESGEGIEVTTELPPKRPKVRPLVAQSDVVGKRTKLSTHPTLYNKREQTKQGSSPCCATTTAEGRTQCRELPLCAGSGEGCQWQALPSHVQCEETATRTRDLPVTGVQSSKWSRYLDTGLFGERKGSDTSGLHWTEHDESASTKATTDVVVEDEVHPDFI; encoded by the exons ATGGAGACGAGACTCTTCCTCGCCCTCCAGTGCGTGCAGTGCGCCACCATGCAG GTGAAGCAGcagaagaagagcaacaacaagtGGGTCTGCGTGGTGTGCAACCAGCGCCAATCCGTGCTCCACGTCCACGCCCGGGGCTACCGCGCTGCCGATCTCCGCCGCTTCGTCCAGGACGCCAACCTTGCCCGCGGCCGCCGGGAGTTCACGCCGTTGGCCGAGCCCGACGTGGGCTGGGATCCGGCAGAGGTTGAGGAGCAGGGAGATGTGCTCCCCATCGAGAAGAGGCAGACGGAGTGGTCCGAGTATCTGGACGATCTGGGGGAGCCGGGTAATGGTTGTGGTGGCCTGGGCGCCGATGCTTCAGATGGAG AATCTGGTGAAGGAATTGAGGTGACAACTGAACTGCCTCCGAAAAGACCTAAAGTAAGGCCTCTCGTAGCCCAATCAGATGTAGTAGGAAAGAGAACCAAGCTGTCAACACATCCCACTTTATATAATAAGAGGGAGCAAACCAAGCAAGGATCAAGTCCCTGCTGTGCAACTACTACTGCTGAAG ggcgtacccagtgcagagagctcccgctctgtgcggggtctggggaagggtgtcagtggcaagccttaccctcacatgtgcaatgcgaggagaccgcgactcgaacccgggaccttccggtcacaggcg TTCAAAGTTCGAAATGGAGCAGGTATTTGGACACAGGCCTTTTTGGTGAGAGGAAAGGGTCTGATACCTCTGGGCTACACTGGACTGAACATGACGAATCTGCCTCTACTAAGGCCACTACTGATGTAGTGGTGGAAGATGAGGTGCACCCTGATTTCATCTAG
- the LOC136456467 gene encoding uncharacterized protein isoform X3: METRLFLALQCVQCATMQVKQQKKSNNKWVCVVCNQRQSVLHVHARGYRAADLRRFVQDANLARGRREFTPLAEPDVGWDPAEVEEQGDVLPIEKRQTEWSEYLDDLGEPGNGCGGLGADASDGESGEGIEVTTELPPKRPKVRPLVAQSDVVGKRTKLSTHPTLYNKREQTKQGSSPCCATTTAEVQSSKWSRYLDTGLFGERKGSDTSGLHWTEHDESASTKATTDVVVEDEVHPDFI, from the exons ATGGAGACGAGACTCTTCCTCGCCCTCCAGTGCGTGCAGTGCGCCACCATGCAG GTGAAGCAGcagaagaagagcaacaacaagtGGGTCTGCGTGGTGTGCAACCAGCGCCAATCCGTGCTCCACGTCCACGCCCGGGGCTACCGCGCTGCCGATCTCCGCCGCTTCGTCCAGGACGCCAACCTTGCCCGCGGCCGCCGGGAGTTCACGCCGTTGGCCGAGCCCGACGTGGGCTGGGATCCGGCAGAGGTTGAGGAGCAGGGAGATGTGCTCCCCATCGAGAAGAGGCAGACGGAGTGGTCCGAGTATCTGGACGATCTGGGGGAGCCGGGTAATGGTTGTGGTGGCCTGGGCGCCGATGCTTCAGATGGAG AATCTGGTGAAGGAATTGAGGTGACAACTGAACTGCCTCCGAAAAGACCTAAAGTAAGGCCTCTCGTAGCCCAATCAGATGTAGTAGGAAAGAGAACCAAGCTGTCAACACATCCCACTTTATATAATAAGAGGGAGCAAACCAAGCAAGGATCAAGTCCCTGCTGTGCAACTACTACTGCTGAAG TTCAAAGTTCGAAATGGAGCAGGTATTTGGACACAGGCCTTTTTGGTGAGAGGAAAGGGTCTGATACCTCTGGGCTACACTGGACTGAACATGACGAATCTGCCTCTACTAAGGCCACTACTGATGTAGTGGTGGAAGATGAGGTGCACCCTGATTTCATCTAG
- the LOC136456467 gene encoding uncharacterized protein isoform X2 gives METRLFLALQCVQCATMQVKQQKKSNNKWVCVVCNQRQSVLHVHARGYRAADLRRFVQDANLARGRREFTPLAEPDVGWDPAEVEEQGDVLPIEKRQTEWSEYLDDLGEPGNGCGGLGADASDGESGEGIEVTTELPPKRPKVRPLVAQSDVVGKRTKLSTHPTLYNKREQTKQGSSPCCATTTAEESSRSVRGLGKGVSGKPYPHMCNARRPRLEPGTFRSQAFKVRNGAGIWTQAFLVRGKGLIPLGYTGLNMTNLPLLRPLLM, from the exons ATGGAGACGAGACTCTTCCTCGCCCTCCAGTGCGTGCAGTGCGCCACCATGCAG GTGAAGCAGcagaagaagagcaacaacaagtGGGTCTGCGTGGTGTGCAACCAGCGCCAATCCGTGCTCCACGTCCACGCCCGGGGCTACCGCGCTGCCGATCTCCGCCGCTTCGTCCAGGACGCCAACCTTGCCCGCGGCCGCCGGGAGTTCACGCCGTTGGCCGAGCCCGACGTGGGCTGGGATCCGGCAGAGGTTGAGGAGCAGGGAGATGTGCTCCCCATCGAGAAGAGGCAGACGGAGTGGTCCGAGTATCTGGACGATCTGGGGGAGCCGGGTAATGGTTGTGGTGGCCTGGGCGCCGATGCTTCAGATGGAG AATCTGGTGAAGGAATTGAGGTGACAACTGAACTGCCTCCGAAAAGACCTAAAGTAAGGCCTCTCGTAGCCCAATCAGATGTAGTAGGAAAGAGAACCAAGCTGTCAACACATCCCACTTTATATAATAAGAGGGAGCAAACCAAGCAAGGATCAAGTCCCTGCTGTGCAACTACTACTGCTGAAG agagctcccgctctgtgcggggtctggggaagggtgtcagtggcaagccttaccctcacatgtgcaatgcgaggagaccgcgactcgaacccgggaccttccggtcacaggcg TTCAAAGTTCGAAATGGAGCAGGTATTTGGACACAGGCCTTTTTGGTGAGAGGAAAGGGTCTGATACCTCTGGGCTACACTGGACTGAACATGACGAATCTGCCTCTACTAAGGCCACTACTGATGTAG